The genomic region CAGTCCGGTGAGATAGAACCAAATCTGCTTGCGCTTTTTGATTTTACGGATGTATCCAAACATGCGTGAGCGCTCCAAAGTCGCTTAATCTTCGATCAGCCGAACAAGCCCGATGAAATCGTCGTCGCCCCACCCTTCGCCCAGGGCGCGTTCGTAGAGGGCGTTGAGGTTTCGGGTTTGGGGCAACGGGTGCTCGCCGGAGGTCTCCAGGGCGAGGCGCAGGTCTTTGGCCATGTGCTTGAGGGAGAACTGGGGGGCGTAGTCGTGCGCGATCAGTTTGGGCTGTTTGAGGTCGGAAAGGCCGGAGCGGCCGACGTTTTGGCCGAGCGCTTCGAAGAAGATTTCATCCGAGATGCCTTCGCGTCGCGCGAGGGTCAGGCTTTCGCTCAGTGCCTGCGCCATGGCGGCGAGGTTGAGGTTCATGGCGAGTTTTAAGGAGGACGCCGCGCCGATGGGGCCGATGTGCAGGATCGTTTGCGAGAGCCTTTCGATGATGGGGCGGATCTTGTCGATGGTCGCGGGATCGCCGCCGAGATAATAAACGGTTTTGCGCTGCTCGGCCGCCGGTTTGCTGCCGGTGAAGGGGGCGTCGATGTAGAGGCCGCCTGCCG from Capsulimonas corticalis harbors:
- a CDS encoding NAD(P)-dependent oxidoreductase, producing MTSIAVLGLGIIGGAWAKNLAEDGHDVRPWNRTPKDFPGERASVAEAVTDADFVIVVVADPPAVQSVLEQALPSLKPGAVVLQSSTISPEWTRRFADQVMAAGGLYIDAPFTGSKPAAEQRKTVYYLGGDPATIDKIRPIIERLSQTILHIGPIGAASSLKLAMNLNLAAMAQALSESLTLARREGISDEIFFEALGQNVGRSGLSDLKQPKLIAHDYAPQFSLKHMAKDLRLALETSGEHPLPQTRNLNALYERALGEGWGDDDFIGLVRLIED